A part of Streptomyces sp. DSM 40750 genomic DNA contains:
- a CDS encoding sugar ABC transporter permease, protein MSDTSKTVKSDSAKGAAEDQTTVAPADDPTAAPVTVVDPRLLVREEGLKGYLTEFKRKVKGGELGSLPVVIGLIVIWTIFQLQNDLFLSADNLSDISYFLSATGMLAIGLVFVLLLGEIDLSVGSVSGLASTLFAVVAVNHGMNSWLSLLLAILTGLAIGALHGWFFARIGVPAFVVTLAGFLGWNGVMLWMLGDSGTINIPSDTGPVHLLGKSSFFMDQAIIGAYILAGLAVVLSLVGNFNEQRRRRAAGVPFRPTSEILLRVGALAVVSFVAAAVLNDASGVSNALVIFLAALVIVDFVLRRTTYGRQVFAVGGGIEAARRAGINVPMIRITVFAISGGFAAIGGMFFAGQTASATLSAGGGNVLMLAIAAAVIGGTSLFGGRGSVWSALLGMLVIQSIQTGLNLLNMNTSIQYMITGAVLLGAVVIDSVSRKSQKAAGRA, encoded by the coding sequence GTGAGCGACACGTCCAAGACCGTGAAGAGTGATTCCGCAAAGGGCGCCGCGGAGGACCAGACCACGGTCGCCCCCGCCGACGACCCCACGGCCGCGCCGGTCACCGTCGTCGACCCGCGTCTGCTGGTCCGCGAAGAGGGCCTCAAGGGCTACCTCACCGAGTTCAAGCGCAAGGTGAAGGGCGGCGAGCTGGGCTCGCTGCCGGTGGTCATCGGCCTGATCGTCATCTGGACGATCTTCCAGCTCCAGAACGACCTCTTCCTGAGCGCCGACAACCTCTCGGACATCAGCTACTTCCTCTCGGCCACCGGCATGCTCGCCATCGGCCTGGTCTTCGTGCTGCTGCTCGGCGAGATCGACCTGTCCGTGGGTTCGGTCAGCGGTCTGGCCTCCACCCTGTTCGCCGTGGTCGCGGTGAACCACGGCATGAACTCCTGGTTGTCGTTGCTCCTCGCGATCCTCACCGGTCTCGCCATCGGCGCGCTGCACGGCTGGTTCTTCGCCAGGATCGGCGTACCCGCGTTCGTCGTCACCCTGGCCGGCTTCCTCGGCTGGAACGGCGTGATGCTGTGGATGCTGGGTGACAGCGGCACGATCAACATCCCGTCCGACACGGGTCCGGTCCATCTGCTGGGCAAGAGTTCCTTCTTCATGGACCAGGCCATCATCGGCGCGTACATCCTGGCCGGCCTCGCCGTGGTGCTCTCCCTCGTCGGCAACTTCAACGAGCAGCGCCGCCGCCGGGCCGCGGGTGTGCCGTTCCGGCCGACCAGCGAGATCCTGCTGCGGGTCGGCGCGCTCGCCGTCGTGTCCTTCGTCGCCGCCGCCGTGCTCAACGACGCGTCCGGTGTCTCCAACGCGCTGGTGATCTTCCTTGCGGCGTTGGTGATCGTCGACTTCGTGCTGCGTCGTACGACCTACGGCCGCCAGGTGTTCGCGGTCGGTGGCGGCATCGAGGCCGCCCGCCGTGCCGGTATCAACGTGCCGATGATCCGGATCACCGTGTTCGCCATCTCCGGTGGCTTCGCGGCGATCGGCGGTATGTTCTTCGCCGGTCAGACCGCGAGCGCGACACTGTCCGCCGGTGGCGGCAACGTCCTGATGCTCGCTATCGCCGCGGCCGTCATCGGTGGCACCAGCCTCTTCGGCGGGCGGGGGTCGGTGTGGTCCGCGCTGCTGGGCATGCTCGTCATCCAGTCGATCCAGACGGGCCTCAACCTGCTGAACATGAACACCTCGATCCAGTACATGATCACGGGTGCGGTGCTCCTGGGTGCGGTTGTCATCGACTCCGTGTCCCGCAAGAGCCAGAAAGCCGCAGGGCGCGCGTAG
- the dxs gene encoding 1-deoxy-D-xylulose-5-phosphate synthase has protein sequence MPLLTRIRGPRDLDRLSLEQLDQLAEEIRTFLVEAVSKTGGHLGPNLGVVELTIALHRVFDSPKDKVLWDTGHQSYVHKLLTGRQDFSQLKMKGGLSGYPSQAESEHDVIENSHASTVLGWADGLAKANQVLKRDDHVVAVIGDGALTGGMAWEALNNIADAKDRPLVIVVNDNERSYAPTIGGLANHLATLRTTDGYERFLARGKDLLERTPVVGRPLYETLHGAKKGLKDFIAPQGMFEDLGLKYVGPIDGHDIEALESALSRAKRFGGPVIVHCLTEKGRGYQPALQDEADRFHAVGKIHPDTGLPIASSGADWTSVFGEEMVKLGKEREDIVAITAAMLQPVGLDKFARAFPERVYDVGIAEQHAAVSAAGLATGGLHPVFAVYATFLNRAFDQVLMDVALHKCGVTFVLDRAGVTGTDGASHNGMWDMSILQVVPGLRLAAPRDADQVRAQLREAVEVTDAPTVVRFSKGAVGPAVPALRRVGGMDVLREPGTDTPDVLLVSVGALAPMCLEIAGLLDKQGITTTVVDPRWVKPVDEHMAPLADKHRVVVTVEDNSRVGGVGSAVAQALRDAGVDLPLRDFGIPPRFLDHASRAEVLAEIGLTAPDIARQVTGLVSKLDGRFGDAAAEVEPARD, from the coding sequence GTGCCGCTGCTGACCCGCATCAGGGGACCGCGCGATCTGGACCGGCTCAGCCTGGAGCAGCTGGACCAGCTGGCGGAGGAGATCCGGACCTTCCTCGTCGAGGCGGTGTCAAAGACAGGCGGTCATCTCGGCCCGAACCTCGGCGTGGTCGAGCTCACCATCGCCCTGCACCGGGTCTTCGACTCGCCGAAGGACAAGGTGCTGTGGGACACGGGCCACCAGTCCTACGTCCACAAGCTGCTCACCGGCCGTCAGGACTTCTCCCAGCTGAAGATGAAGGGCGGCCTGTCCGGCTACCCCTCACAGGCCGAGTCCGAGCACGACGTCATCGAGAACAGCCACGCCTCCACGGTCCTGGGCTGGGCCGACGGCCTCGCCAAGGCCAACCAGGTGCTGAAACGCGACGACCACGTGGTCGCCGTCATCGGCGACGGCGCGCTCACCGGCGGTATGGCCTGGGAGGCGCTCAACAACATCGCCGACGCCAAGGACCGGCCACTGGTCATCGTCGTCAACGACAACGAGCGGTCGTACGCGCCGACCATCGGCGGACTCGCCAACCACCTGGCCACGCTGCGGACCACCGACGGGTACGAGCGGTTCCTGGCCCGGGGCAAGGATCTGCTGGAGCGGACGCCCGTGGTCGGCAGGCCGCTCTACGAGACGCTGCACGGGGCCAAGAAGGGGCTGAAGGACTTCATCGCCCCGCAGGGCATGTTCGAGGACCTGGGGCTCAAGTACGTCGGGCCGATCGACGGGCACGACATCGAGGCCCTGGAGTCCGCGCTGTCCCGCGCCAAGCGGTTCGGCGGGCCGGTCATCGTGCACTGCCTCACCGAGAAGGGCCGCGGCTACCAGCCCGCCCTCCAGGACGAGGCGGACCGCTTCCACGCCGTCGGCAAGATCCACCCGGACACGGGTCTGCCGATCGCCTCCTCCGGCGCCGACTGGACCTCCGTCTTCGGCGAGGAGATGGTCAAGCTCGGCAAGGAGCGCGAGGACATCGTCGCCATCACGGCGGCCATGCTCCAGCCGGTCGGACTCGACAAGTTCGCCAGGGCCTTCCCCGAGCGCGTCTACGACGTCGGCATCGCCGAACAGCACGCCGCCGTGTCGGCGGCGGGCCTCGCCACGGGCGGTCTGCATCCGGTCTTCGCGGTCTACGCCACCTTCCTCAATCGTGCCTTCGACCAGGTCCTGATGGATGTCGCCCTCCACAAGTGCGGTGTGACCTTCGTACTGGACCGGGCCGGCGTCACCGGCACCGACGGCGCCTCGCACAACGGCATGTGGGACATGTCGATCCTCCAGGTGGTGCCGGGGCTGCGGCTCGCCGCGCCGCGTGACGCCGACCAGGTGCGCGCCCAACTGCGCGAGGCCGTCGAGGTGACGGACGCGCCGACCGTGGTGCGCTTCTCCAAGGGCGCCGTCGGCCCCGCCGTACCCGCCCTGCGCCGTGTCGGCGGCATGGACGTGCTGCGTGAGCCGGGCACCGACACCCCGGACGTGCTCCTCGTCTCCGTCGGCGCCCTCGCGCCGATGTGCCTGGAGATCGCCGGCCTGCTCGACAAGCAGGGCATCACCACGACCGTCGTCGACCCGCGCTGGGTCAAGCCGGTCGACGAGCACATGGCGCCGCTCGCCGACAAGCACCGCGTGGTCGTGACCGTCGAGGACAACTCCCGCGTCGGCGGCGTCGGCTCGGCCGTCGCCCAGGCCCTGCGCGACGCCGGTGTCGACCTCCCGCTGCGCGACTTCGGCATCCCGCCGCGCTTCCTCGACCACGCCTCCCGCGCCGAGGTCCTGGCCGAGATCGGGCTCACCGCGCCCGACATCGCCCGCCAGGTCACCGGGCTGGTCTCCAAGCTCGACGGCCGATTCGGTGACGCGGCCGCAGAGGTGGAGCCCGCGCGCGACTGA
- a CDS encoding carbohydrate ABC transporter permease, with the protein MSAPLKTTSRGDSVPIGPTVTKRGTGPGDERGEGVVLNVFSHGFLAVWALLIVLPLLWLVLSSFKTDAQIGGSAFGWPENWSLDVFSRAWDKGIGDYFVNTVIVLVFSVPLTMLFGSMAAYVLARYPFRGNRLLYYFFVAGAMFPVFLALVPLFFMVKRLDMLNTYQGLILVYVAYSLPFTVFFMHAFFRTLPTAVFEAAILDGASHTRTFFQVMLPMAKPGLISVGIFNTLGQWNQFILPTVLMQPQSGDDPERYVLTQGLIQLQQQQGYASDLPVLFAGVTIAMIPMLVVYLSFQRQVQAGLTSATLK; encoded by the coding sequence ATGAGTGCACCCCTCAAGACCACCTCGCGCGGCGACTCGGTCCCCATCGGCCCGACCGTCACCAAGCGCGGGACCGGCCCCGGCGACGAGCGCGGCGAAGGCGTCGTCCTGAACGTCTTCTCGCACGGCTTCCTCGCCGTGTGGGCCCTGCTGATCGTGCTGCCGCTGCTGTGGCTGGTGCTCAGCTCCTTCAAGACCGACGCCCAGATCGGCGGCTCCGCCTTCGGCTGGCCCGAGAACTGGTCCCTGGACGTCTTCTCCCGCGCCTGGGACAAGGGCATCGGGGACTACTTCGTCAACACGGTCATCGTGCTGGTCTTCTCCGTGCCGCTGACCATGCTGTTCGGCTCGATGGCCGCGTACGTCCTGGCCCGCTACCCGTTCCGGGGCAACCGGCTGCTGTACTACTTCTTCGTCGCCGGCGCGATGTTCCCCGTGTTCCTGGCCCTGGTGCCGCTGTTCTTCATGGTCAAACGGCTGGACATGCTGAACACCTACCAGGGGCTGATCCTGGTGTACGTCGCCTACTCGCTGCCGTTCACCGTGTTCTTCATGCACGCGTTCTTCCGGACGCTGCCCACCGCGGTCTTCGAGGCGGCCATCCTCGACGGGGCCTCGCACACCCGGACGTTCTTCCAGGTCATGCTGCCGATGGCCAAACCGGGGCTGATCAGCGTGGGGATCTTCAACACTCTCGGTCAGTGGAACCAGTTCATCCTGCCGACGGTCCTCATGCAGCCGCAGAGCGGCGACGATCCCGAGCGGTACGTCCTCACCCAGGGCCTCATCCAGCTTCAGCAGCAGCAGGGCTACGCCTCGGACCTGCCCGTCCTCTTCGCCGGTGTCACCATCGCCATGATCCCCATGCTCGTGGTCTACCTCTCCTTCCAGCGCCAGGTCCAGGCCGGTCTCACCTCCGCGACCCTCAAGTAG
- a CDS encoding carbohydrate ABC transporter permease, whose protein sequence is MRKGQNRFVAGFLLVPVALYLIFVIWPYIQTFGYSLTDWKGQSQTFSFIGLDNYTALFEDDIFLQAIWHNILFLVFIPVITILLALFFAFMLNAGGRGRAGGVSGVAGSGFYKIVYFFPQVLSLAILAVLFGAVYRSDSGGMLNGFLMKLGLVDENGPVEWLNEPNMVVWALILVVVWHGVGFYLVLFSAAMQAIPRDIYEAALIDGAGRAHTFFRITLPLLWDSVQTAWVYLGIAAMDMFILVSTMTAGEYGGGPDHHSEVMATVMMRNFLLYGRSGYACAMGVVMLLLTLIVSVVMLRATRRERVEF, encoded by the coding sequence TGCCCGTGGCGCTTTATCTGATCTTCGTGATCTGGCCGTACATCCAGACGTTCGGCTATTCGCTGACGGACTGGAAGGGGCAGTCGCAGACGTTCTCCTTCATCGGCCTGGACAACTACACGGCGTTGTTCGAGGACGACATCTTCCTCCAGGCGATCTGGCACAACATCCTGTTCCTGGTGTTCATCCCGGTGATCACCATCCTGCTCGCCCTGTTCTTCGCGTTCATGCTGAACGCGGGCGGGCGCGGCCGGGCCGGCGGGGTCTCGGGGGTCGCCGGGTCGGGGTTCTACAAGATCGTGTACTTCTTCCCACAGGTGCTGTCGCTGGCGATCCTCGCGGTGCTGTTCGGGGCCGTGTACCGCAGTGACAGCGGCGGCATGCTCAACGGCTTCCTGATGAAACTGGGGCTGGTCGACGAGAACGGTCCCGTCGAATGGCTGAACGAGCCGAACATGGTGGTCTGGGCGCTCATCCTGGTCGTCGTCTGGCACGGCGTCGGCTTCTACCTCGTGCTGTTCTCCGCCGCCATGCAGGCCATCCCGAGGGACATCTACGAGGCGGCGCTGATCGACGGCGCCGGCCGCGCCCACACCTTCTTCCGCATCACCCTGCCGCTGCTGTGGGACTCCGTACAGACCGCCTGGGTCTATCTCGGCATCGCGGCGATGGACATGTTCATCCTGGTCTCGACCATGACCGCGGGCGAGTACGGGGGCGGCCCCGACCACCACAGCGAGGTCATGGCGACCGTGATGATGCGGAACTTCCTGCTGTACGGCAGGAGCGGCTACGCCTGCGCGATGGGCGTCGTGATGCTGCTCCTCACCCTGATCGTGTCGGTGGTCATGCTGCGCGCCACCCGTCGCGAGCGCGTCGAGTTCTGA
- a CDS encoding sugar ABC transporter substrate-binding protein — translation MNATMRRVAIGATAISLALSVAACGKAGDDNDSDSGSDSGSDSKSIGLLLPDSVTARYEKFDKPYFEAKVKELCDDCDVQYANAAADPNKQAQQMSTMVTKGVKVIVVSAQDSAAIKSSIQSAVDKGVKVVAYDRLAQGPVSAYVSFDNVKVGELQGQALLDALGDKATAKSKVVMINGDDADPNAGQFKEGAHKALDGKVDIAYEQSGLWKDTVAAEKMSAAITQLGAKNIAGVYAANDGMAGGIANTLKGAKISNIPLTGQDAELAAIQRIVAGTQSSTVYKAYKPEADTAAELAVNLLEGKDIKSLADTEVTSGSGDKVQAKLLTPVSVTKENINDTVVKDGLYTVADICTAEYAKACKEAGLE, via the coding sequence ATGAACGCAACGATGCGTAGAGTCGCGATCGGCGCCACCGCGATCTCGCTGGCGCTGTCCGTGGCCGCCTGTGGCAAGGCCGGCGACGACAACGACTCGGACAGCGGCAGCGACAGCGGTTCGGACAGCAAGTCGATCGGTCTGCTCCTGCCCGACTCGGTCACCGCGCGGTACGAGAAGTTCGACAAGCCTTACTTCGAGGCCAAGGTCAAGGAACTCTGCGACGACTGCGATGTCCAGTACGCGAACGCCGCGGCTGACCCGAACAAGCAGGCTCAGCAGATGAGCACCATGGTGACCAAGGGCGTCAAGGTCATCGTCGTCTCCGCCCAGGACTCCGCCGCCATCAAGTCCTCCATCCAGTCCGCGGTGGACAAGGGCGTCAAGGTCGTCGCCTACGACCGTCTCGCCCAGGGTCCGGTCTCGGCCTACGTCTCCTTCGACAACGTCAAGGTCGGCGAGCTCCAGGGCCAGGCCCTGCTCGACGCGCTCGGCGACAAGGCGACCGCCAAGTCCAAGGTCGTCATGATCAACGGTGACGACGCCGACCCGAACGCCGGCCAGTTCAAGGAGGGCGCGCACAAGGCCCTCGACGGCAAGGTCGACATCGCCTACGAGCAGTCCGGCCTGTGGAAGGACACCGTCGCCGCCGAGAAGATGTCCGCGGCGATCACCCAGCTGGGCGCCAAGAACATCGCCGGCGTCTACGCGGCCAACGACGGCATGGCCGGTGGCATCGCCAACACCCTCAAGGGTGCGAAGATCAGCAACATCCCGCTGACCGGTCAGGACGCCGAGCTCGCGGCCATCCAGCGGATCGTCGCCGGCACGCAGTCCTCCACGGTCTACAAGGCCTACAAGCCGGAGGCCGACACGGCCGCCGAGCTCGCGGTCAACCTGCTGGAGGGCAAGGACATCAAGTCCCTGGCCGACACCGAGGTGACCAGCGGTTCCGGTGACAAGGTCCAGGCGAAGCTGCTGACCCCGGTCTCCGTCACCAAGGAGAACATCAACGACACCGTCGTCAAGGACGGTCTGTACACGGTCGCGGACATCTGCACCGCCGAGTACGCCAAGGCCTGCAAGGAGGCCGGCCTCGAGTAG
- a CDS encoding ATP-binding cassette domain-containing protein, translated as MVHVSATPVLALRGVSKRFGAVQALTDVELEVHAGEVVALVGDNGAGKSTLVKTIAGVHPIDEGVIEWQGDPVRINKPHDAQGLGVATVYQDLALCDNLDVVGNLYLGRELLHRGVIDEVTMEKNSRELLSTLSIRIPSVRIPIASLSGGQRQVVAIARALIGDPKLVILDEPTAALGVEQTAQVLDLVERLRERNLAVILISHNMADVKAVADTVAVLRLGRNNGSFSVKDTSHEEIIAAITGATDNAVTRRAGRRTTEAAK; from the coding sequence ATGGTTCACGTGTCCGCTACGCCCGTGCTGGCGTTGCGCGGAGTCTCCAAGCGATTCGGTGCGGTGCAGGCACTCACCGACGTCGAGCTGGAGGTCCACGCCGGTGAAGTGGTCGCCCTGGTGGGCGACAACGGCGCAGGAAAGTCCACCCTGGTCAAGACCATCGCGGGTGTCCACCCCATCGATGAGGGCGTCATCGAGTGGCAGGGCGACCCGGTCAGGATCAACAAGCCGCACGACGCCCAGGGACTCGGCGTCGCGACGGTCTACCAGGACCTCGCGCTCTGCGACAACCTCGATGTCGTCGGCAACCTCTACCTCGGGCGCGAACTGCTGCACCGGGGCGTCATCGACGAGGTGACGATGGAGAAGAACTCCCGGGAGCTGCTGTCCACGCTCTCCATCCGGATCCCGAGCGTACGGATCCCGATCGCGAGCCTCTCCGGCGGTCAGCGCCAGGTCGTCGCCATCGCCCGCGCCCTCATCGGTGACCCCAAGCTCGTCATCCTGGACGAGCCCACCGCCGCCCTCGGCGTCGAGCAGACCGCGCAGGTCCTCGACCTGGTCGAACGGCTGCGCGAGCGCAACCTCGCCGTCATCCTCATCAGCCACAACATGGCCGATGTCAAGGCGGTCGCGGACACCGTCGCGGTCCTGCGCCTGGGCAGGAACAACGGCTCCTTCTCCGTGAAGGACACCAGTCACGAAGAGATCATCGCCGCGATCACGGGTGCCACGGACAACGCCGTGACCCGTCGCGCGGGGCGGCGCACCACGGAGGCGGCAAAGTGA
- a CDS encoding ROK family transcriptional regulator encodes METPGSQSSLHRANLERVVRAVRLAGSLTQAEIARTTGLSAATVSNIVRELKEGGTVEVTPTSAGGRRARAVSLSGDAGIVIGVDFGHTHLRVAIGNLAHQVLAEEAEPLDVDASSAQGFDRAEQLVTRLIEATGVDRTKIAGVGLGVPGPIDVESGTLGSSAILPGWAGTRPGVEMRARLGVPVHVDNDANLGALGELVWGSGRGVRDLAYIKVSSGVGAGLVIDGKIYRGPGGTAGEIGHITLDESGPVCRCGNRGCLETFAAARYVLPLLQSSHGTDLTMEGVVRLARDGDPGCRRVIADVGRHIGSGVANLCNLLNPSRVVLGGDLAEAGELVLGPIRESVGRYAIPSAARQLSVLPGALGGRAEVLGALALALSEMGDSTLLDGTLSAATPAFT; translated from the coding sequence ATGGAGACTCCGGGGTCGCAGTCGTCGCTGCACCGAGCAAATCTCGAGCGCGTCGTCCGGGCGGTGCGTCTCGCCGGCTCGCTCACGCAGGCGGAGATCGCCAGGACCACAGGCCTGTCCGCCGCCACGGTCTCCAACATCGTGCGCGAGCTCAAGGAAGGCGGAACCGTCGAGGTCACGCCCACGTCGGCGGGCGGCAGGAGGGCCCGCGCGGTCTCGCTCAGCGGGGACGCCGGGATCGTGATCGGCGTGGACTTCGGGCACACGCATTTGCGCGTCGCGATCGGGAATCTCGCCCATCAGGTGCTCGCCGAGGAGGCCGAGCCGCTCGATGTGGACGCCTCCTCGGCGCAGGGCTTCGACCGGGCGGAGCAGCTGGTCACCCGCCTGATCGAAGCCACCGGCGTCGACCGTACGAAGATCGCGGGCGTGGGCCTCGGTGTGCCCGGCCCGATCGACGTGGAGTCCGGGACGCTCGGCTCCTCCGCCATCCTGCCGGGCTGGGCCGGCACCAGACCCGGCGTGGAGATGCGCGCCCGCCTCGGTGTCCCGGTGCACGTGGACAACGACGCCAACCTCGGCGCCCTCGGTGAGCTGGTCTGGGGCAGTGGCCGGGGGGTGCGGGACCTGGCGTACATCAAGGTGTCCAGCGGCGTTGGTGCCGGACTGGTGATCGATGGCAAGATCTACAGGGGCCCGGGTGGCACGGCGGGAGAAATCGGGCATATTACTCTTGATGAATCCGGCCCGGTCTGCCGCTGCGGCAACCGGGGCTGCCTGGAGACCTTCGCCGCCGCGCGCTATGTGCTGCCGCTCCTCCAGTCCAGCCACGGCACCGATCTGACCATGGAAGGGGTCGTACGGCTGGCGCGGGACGGGGACCCGGGCTGTCGTCGGGTGATCGCCGACGTCGGCCGACACATCGGAAGTGGAGTCGCCAATCTCTGCAATCTCTTGAACCCGAGCCGCGTGGTCCTCGGTGGCGATCTCGCCGAGGCCGGAGAGCTGGTTCTCGGGCCCATAAGGGAGTCGGTCGGCCGGTACGCGATCCCGAGTGCCGCACGTCAACTCTCGGTGTTGCCAGGGGCGCTTGGCGGCCGTGCCGAGGTCCTCGGGGCCCTGGCCCTGGCACTGAGCGAGATGGGTGATTCCACCCTTTTGGACGGAACCCTGTCTGCGGCAACTCCTGCCTTCACTTAG